A window of Candidatus Xiphinematobacter sp. Idaho Grape contains these coding sequences:
- a CDS encoding 4'-phosphopantetheinyl transferase family protein, producing the protein MAFPFKYKSERVLGSIQRRLPIPRENVPVLGSGEVHLWGWFFTGRRDTYAIVRRIASGYRGCMLREVCLRYLPGGKPYFGRKGPHFSLSHTGERVLVAFAWFFVGLDIEKDNRSVSVGKIASRCFHSSECLALASCPKEDRQKVFLRMWVRKEAAVKLAGEGITPGLQKIKIETDTRPWRVYREGKGLYVKEINPWPGVVGALVADCRFTVAVLREN; encoded by the coding sequence ATGGCTTTTCCTTTCAAGTACAAGAGTGAGAGGGTTTTGGGTAGTATCCAAAGGCGTCTCCCTATCCCGAGGGAAAATGTCCCGGTTTTAGGATCTGGGGAGGTCCATCTATGGGGATGGTTCTTTACCGGAAGGAGGGATACCTACGCTATAGTTCGGCGTATTGCTAGCGGCTACCGGGGATGCATGCTCAGAGAGGTATGCTTGAGATACCTTCCTGGTGGAAAGCCGTACTTTGGGAGGAAGGGGCCCCATTTCAGCCTTTCTCATACAGGTGAAAGGGTTCTTGTAGCATTTGCCTGGTTTTTTGTAGGTCTAGACATAGAAAAAGACAATCGTTCCGTTTCTGTAGGTAAGATTGCCAGCCGATGTTTTCATTCTTCTGAATGTCTCGCCTTGGCGTCCTGCCCTAAGGAGGATCGCCAGAAGGTCTTTCTTCGCATGTGGGTCCGAAAAGAAGCCGCTGTTAAGCTGGCTGGTGAGGGGATAACTCCAGGGCTGCAAAAAATCAAGATAGAGACAGATACGCGTCCCTGGCGGGTGTATCGAGAAGGGAAAGGGCTTTATGTGAAGGAAATCAACCCTTGGCCAGGGGTTGTAGGTGCTCTGGTAGCAGACTGCCGGTTCACGGTGGCAGTTCTCCGAGAGAACTGA
- a CDS encoding TatD family hydrolase yields the protein MLIDTHAHLNELEYTSDLEEVIARATDAGVQRILSIGTGLQSSLRAVSLAERFPSLYAVVGIHPTSVEEEEQDFLKPLQEIASHPKVVAIGETGLDFHCLPSKTTTPCRGQSSKEVDGTAADEAYKSLQAKVFLQHLDLATQLGLNVVIHQRDAWEDTWRLLTPYSGRLRGVFHCFGGTIEQASEIIAGGHLISFTGIVTFNNAETVRNTVAQVPHNAYMVETDCPFLAPVPFRGKRCEPAHVRTVAEAISRVRGESLSTIAQQTTATARTFFQLK from the coding sequence ATGTTGATTGACACACATGCCCACCTAAATGAGTTAGAGTATACTTCAGATTTAGAAGAAGTAATCGCTCGTGCGACTGACGCAGGTGTTCAGCGCATACTGAGTATTGGAACTGGGCTTCAAAGTAGCCTGCGAGCAGTGTCTCTCGCAGAAAGATTTCCTTCCCTTTATGCGGTTGTTGGGATTCACCCGACCAGTGTTGAGGAAGAGGAGCAAGACTTCCTCAAACCACTTCAAGAAATTGCTTCACATCCTAAAGTTGTTGCTATCGGCGAAACTGGACTAGATTTTCATTGTCTTCCCAGTAAGACTACAACACCCTGTCGTGGTCAGTCTTCAAAAGAAGTAGATGGCACTGCCGCAGACGAGGCATATAAATCCCTCCAAGCCAAGGTATTTTTACAGCATTTAGATCTGGCTACTCAACTTGGTCTCAACGTAGTTATCCATCAAAGGGACGCATGGGAAGACACATGGCGTCTCCTTACTCCTTATTCTGGACGCCTGCGGGGGGTTTTTCATTGCTTTGGAGGAACAATCGAGCAAGCCAGTGAGATTATTGCAGGAGGCCATCTTATCTCTTTTACGGGGATAGTGACTTTTAATAATGCTGAAACTGTACGAAATACGGTTGCTCAAGTACCCCATAACGCTTATATGGTGGAGACGGATTGCCCTTTCCTTGCGCCCGTACCGTTCAGAGGTAAGCGGTGCGAACCTGCCCACGTCCGGACAGTAGCGGAAGCTATTTCACGGGTGCGTGGGGAAAGCCTTAGCACCATTGCTCAACAGACTACCGCCACGGCTAGGACATTCTTTCAGTTGAAGTGA
- a CDS encoding beta-ketoacyl-ACP synthase III: MVNLPPYSPLSRTASIIGTGSYVPQRILTNTELEKIVDTSDAWITSRTGIKERRIAASDEFTSHMAAKAAREAMEQARVQANEIDLIVLATVSPDTFFPATACHVQRLLGAKHAACFDISAACSGFLYSLEVARQFICTSTYDTVLVVGADRLSSLVNWSDRNTCVLFGDGAGAAVLQYRKESRGIITTFMRSNGDYGNILCTPGGGCALPVTPENFVKRFNTIRMNGKETFKLAITSMQSAALYALQQAGLAISDIECIIPHQANIRIIEVLADRLKVPMEKVYINLDRFGNTSAAAVAIALDEANRNGRFKAGDYVLMVTFGGGLTWASSIVQW, encoded by the coding sequence GTGGTAAATCTGCCTCCATATTCCCCACTAAGTCGCACAGCCTCTATTATTGGAACAGGCAGCTATGTACCACAGCGAATTCTTACCAATACTGAGTTAGAGAAAATTGTGGATACAAGTGACGCTTGGATTACTTCTCGTACTGGCATCAAGGAGCGCCGCATCGCCGCATCAGATGAGTTTACTAGCCATATGGCTGCAAAGGCGGCCCGAGAGGCTATGGAACAGGCCAGAGTGCAAGCTAACGAAATTGACCTGATTGTCCTTGCAACTGTTTCCCCAGATACCTTTTTCCCGGCAACTGCTTGCCACGTCCAGCGCCTGCTTGGGGCAAAGCACGCAGCTTGCTTCGACATCTCTGCAGCTTGTTCTGGCTTTCTTTACTCACTGGAAGTTGCACGGCAGTTTATCTGTACCTCTACATATGACACTGTGCTTGTAGTTGGTGCAGACAGGTTAAGTTCCCTGGTGAATTGGAGCGATCGCAACACTTGTGTCCTTTTTGGGGATGGAGCGGGTGCAGCTGTCCTACAGTATAGAAAGGAATCCAGGGGAATCATTACGACGTTTATGAGGAGTAATGGAGACTATGGGAATATTTTATGCACGCCGGGGGGGGGATGTGCTCTACCTGTGACTCCTGAAAACTTCGTGAAGCGTTTTAACACCATTCGGATGAATGGAAAGGAGACTTTTAAACTTGCTATCACTTCCATGCAGTCAGCTGCTCTTTATGCTTTACAACAGGCTGGACTGGCTATTTCTGATATCGAGTGCATTATTCCACACCAAGCCAATATCCGTATCATTGAAGTGCTCGCGGACCGATTGAAGGTTCCTATGGAAAAGGTGTATATAAACTTGGATCGATTTGGAAACACCTCAGCTGCTGCTGTAGCAATAGCTCTCGATGAAGCTAACCGCAATGGACGTTTTAAAGCTGGCGATTACGTTTTAATGGTCACTTTTGGTGGAGGGCTGACTTGGGCAAGCTCAATAGTCCAATGGTGA
- the plsX gene encoding phosphate acyltransferase PlsX, giving the protein MRIALDAMGGDYAPTNIISGAILALREYHRISKLFLVGDRDQIVRHLGEKNCRDRRVEVVHTTQVVEMSDSATESVRRKKNSSVSMAVDLVKDGSADALVSAGHTGATVAATTIKLRTLKGIERPGIASYLPTEHNVCVLIDAGANIEARPEYMLQYAVMGTVLSKHVLGFPNPAVGLMSIGGEDAKGSDLIKESFKLLKSTKLNFRGNVEGHDLFECPVEVVLCDGFTGNVVLKTCEATAAAVFHWLKRELKKGVLHQMGAYMVRNAFRTIWNKTNYETYGGSPLLGVNGICIIAHGASSPLAVKNAVRVATEFIEQGINPRITEAIKHYKVV; this is encoded by the coding sequence ATGAGGATTGCTCTAGATGCAATGGGGGGTGACTATGCCCCGACCAACATTATCTCCGGCGCCATTCTAGCCCTACGTGAGTACCACAGAATCTCCAAACTTTTTCTGGTTGGCGACAGAGATCAGATTGTTAGACATTTAGGGGAAAAAAACTGTAGAGATCGGAGAGTAGAGGTCGTTCATACCACCCAGGTAGTAGAAATGTCAGACTCGGCTACAGAATCCGTTCGACGTAAGAAGAATTCTTCTGTTTCCATGGCGGTTGACCTTGTTAAAGACGGTAGTGCTGATGCGCTCGTCAGCGCCGGTCATACTGGAGCTACTGTTGCCGCCACGACCATTAAATTGCGGACTCTCAAAGGCATTGAACGTCCTGGGATTGCCTCCTATCTTCCTACGGAGCATAATGTCTGCGTTCTAATTGATGCCGGCGCTAATATTGAGGCGCGTCCGGAGTACATGCTGCAATATGCCGTTATGGGCACTGTTCTTTCTAAGCACGTATTAGGATTTCCTAATCCGGCAGTTGGTTTAATGTCTATTGGTGGGGAAGATGCAAAGGGAAGTGACTTAATCAAGGAAAGTTTTAAACTCCTAAAATCTACTAAGTTGAATTTCCGTGGAAATGTGGAAGGACATGATCTTTTCGAATGTCCAGTCGAAGTGGTACTCTGTGATGGTTTTACCGGTAACGTAGTCCTCAAGACCTGTGAGGCCACAGCCGCTGCAGTTTTTCACTGGCTTAAACGTGAGTTAAAGAAGGGCGTACTACATCAAATGGGGGCCTACATGGTACGTAATGCCTTCCGGACGATTTGGAATAAGACTAATTATGAAACATATGGTGGTAGCCCATTGTTGGGAGTCAATGGAATCTGCATTATTGCCCACGGAGCTAGCAGCCCACTTGCTGTTAAGAATGCGGTGCGTGTTGCTACTGAATTCATTGAGCAGGGCATTAACCCGCGCATCACTGAGGCAATTAAGCACTATAAAGTGGTATAA
- the rpmF gene encoding 50S ribosomal protein L32 — MGVPKRKTSKMRLRTRKAAHRWRAAKVVSCLRCGARVLPHTACPSCGYYKGKR; from the coding sequence ATGGGAGTCCCAAAGAGAAAAACTTCCAAGATGCGCTTGCGTACACGTAAGGCAGCACATCGCTGGAGGGCTGCCAAAGTTGTTTCCTGCTTGCGGTGTGGAGCAAGAGTCCTACCTCATACTGCGTGCCCTTCTTGTGGGTACTATAAAGGTAAGAGGTAA
- the coaD gene encoding pantetheine-phosphate adenylyltransferase produces the protein MKRALYPGSFDPITNGHLDVIYRAAELFEEIVVAVAVNDSKCPLFSAQERAELVYQSLHKGIHPVRVLILEGLLAEFAWKNQIQVVIRGLRAVSDFEFEFQMALMNRHLCPKLETVFLTPQEDYTYLSSRLVKEVALLGGDVSRFVSAAVATRLKKIYAQRK, from the coding sequence ATGAAACGCGCTCTTTATCCAGGGAGTTTCGATCCCATCACCAATGGTCATCTGGATGTCATTTATCGGGCAGCAGAACTGTTCGAAGAAATTGTTGTGGCCGTCGCGGTGAATGATTCGAAGTGTCCTCTGTTTTCTGCTCAGGAAAGGGCGGAGTTGGTTTATCAGTCCTTGCACAAGGGTATCCATCCAGTCCGTGTTCTAATATTGGAGGGACTCCTTGCTGAGTTTGCTTGGAAGAACCAGATTCAGGTGGTCATCCGAGGCCTAAGGGCAGTTTCGGATTTTGAGTTTGAATTTCAAATGGCCCTCATGAACCGCCATCTTTGCCCAAAGCTAGAAACTGTCTTCTTGACCCCTCAGGAGGATTATACCTATTTGAGCTCTCGATTAGTCAAGGAAGTTGCCCTACTAGGGGGAGACGTTTCCAGATTTGTCTCAGCTGCCGTGGCAACGCGGCTAAAAAAGATTTATGCTCAGCGCAAATGA
- the guaA gene encoding glutamine-hydrolyzing GMP synthase — protein MRVISNILILDFGSQYTQVIARRIRECHVYSEIVPYHVSIAQVQATAPSGIIFSGGPSSVYSKEAPSLDKKIYELGIPILGICYGVQMIAKDFGGIVEKSSRREYGPGVLHVDHHCLLFRGLPDKVNVWSSHRDKIVSLPEGFCAVGRTENSPYAAIAFQKRHIYGLQFHPEVTHTSCGKDILQNFLTVVCKCTPNWTAEAFVARVCKELRQKIGKEKVMLGLSGGVDSYVAATLLQRAIGKQLTCVFVDNGLLRTGESQVVSKLFTCNFHGIQLKMVDASGSFFSRLKGIIDPERKRKVIGNEFVRVFQLTAQQLQISSKHPFRYLAQGTLYPDVIESTSLANSPTSLIKSHHNVAGLPPQMEFELIEPLRYLFKDEVREVGLKLGLPQELIYRQPFPGPGLAVRILGKITRKRLHILRGADAIVTEEMRISGWYCKVWQSFAILLPVRSVGVMGDERTYESAIAIRIVESLDGMTANWVPVPYSLLARISSRITNEISGVNRVCYDISSKPPATIEWE, from the coding sequence ATGCGCGTTATTTCTAACATTCTCATCCTTGATTTCGGTTCTCAATATACTCAGGTTATTGCTCGTCGCATTCGAGAATGCCATGTCTACTCAGAAATAGTTCCCTATCATGTCAGTATAGCTCAGGTTCAAGCAACTGCTCCTTCAGGCATTATTTTCTCTGGGGGGCCCTCCAGTGTTTACTCCAAAGAAGCGCCTAGCCTCGACAAGAAGATTTATGAACTAGGTATTCCTATCCTTGGCATTTGCTACGGCGTTCAAATGATAGCCAAAGATTTTGGCGGAATTGTGGAAAAATCTTCTCGCCGTGAATATGGTCCCGGAGTTCTCCATGTGGACCACCACTGCCTTTTGTTTCGTGGACTTCCGGATAAGGTAAATGTCTGGAGTAGCCATCGAGATAAGATTGTTTCTCTCCCAGAGGGATTTTGTGCTGTTGGGAGAACGGAGAATTCCCCTTATGCCGCGATTGCCTTCCAAAAAAGGCACATTTACGGGCTACAATTTCATCCAGAGGTTACCCACACATCTTGCGGAAAAGACATTCTACAAAATTTTCTGACCGTGGTTTGCAAGTGTACCCCAAATTGGACGGCGGAGGCATTTGTTGCACGCGTCTGCAAAGAGTTAAGGCAAAAGATAGGCAAAGAAAAAGTGATGCTTGGTTTAAGCGGTGGAGTAGATTCTTATGTTGCGGCCACCCTATTGCAGCGTGCTATTGGAAAACAGCTTACCTGCGTTTTTGTAGACAATGGCCTTTTGCGTACCGGAGAATCCCAGGTGGTAAGTAAGCTTTTCACCTGTAACTTTCATGGTATCCAGCTCAAAATGGTGGACGCCTCGGGGAGTTTTTTCTCCCGCCTCAAGGGAATAATCGATCCTGAGAGAAAACGGAAAGTTATTGGTAACGAGTTTGTGCGGGTATTTCAATTAACTGCTCAACAGCTCCAGATCTCATCAAAGCATCCGTTTCGCTATCTTGCTCAGGGAACGCTCTACCCGGATGTTATCGAAAGTACCTCACTTGCTAATAGCCCTACTTCTCTAATTAAGAGCCACCATAATGTAGCGGGCCTTCCACCCCAGATGGAGTTTGAGCTCATAGAGCCGTTACGCTACCTTTTCAAGGATGAGGTGCGAGAGGTTGGCCTAAAGCTAGGGCTGCCTCAGGAGCTTATCTATCGCCAGCCCTTTCCAGGACCTGGACTTGCGGTTCGCATCCTGGGGAAAATAACTCGCAAACGTCTGCATATTCTGCGTGGTGCCGATGCTATTGTTACCGAGGAAATGCGAATCTCTGGCTGGTACTGCAAAGTATGGCAGTCGTTTGCCATCCTACTGCCAGTACGTTCAGTAGGAGTGATGGGAGATGAACGCACGTATGAAAGTGCTATTGCTATACGTATAGTAGAAAGCCTCGACGGGATGACAGCTAATTGGGTCCCAGTTCCCTATAGTTTGCTTGCCAGGATTTCATCCCGAATTACCAACGAGATCAGCGGTGTTAACCGAGTTTGTTATGACATTTCCAGTAAGCCGCCCGCTACTATCGAATGGGAATGA
- a CDS encoding phosphopantothenoylcysteine decarboxylase domain-containing protein — protein MQKFFQGRIVVTCGPAFEPIDAVRRITNFSTGELGTLLCNHLTGKGWEVFCLRGTGATYPCPLYANVLPFSTNMDLEKCLNQLSVLPNIVSVFHAAALCDFRVVQIENSYGIQVIPTKLDSRSGSLRLTLEPTPKIIRQLRSLFPHSYIVGWKYELEGLPEEALSRGYQQITESATDACIVNGRALGNNGFAFLEGRETSLLFPTKIQLCLYLGQRLSHLTLSS, from the coding sequence ATGCAAAAGTTTTTTCAAGGGCGGATCGTTGTTACCTGCGGACCTGCTTTTGAGCCTATCGATGCAGTTCGACGTATCACTAATTTTTCGACTGGAGAACTAGGAACACTTTTATGTAACCACTTAACTGGAAAAGGATGGGAAGTATTCTGTCTACGCGGAACGGGTGCTACCTATCCATGTCCGCTTTATGCCAATGTTCTTCCATTCTCAACTAATATGGACCTGGAGAAATGTCTTAACCAGTTATCGGTTCTCCCTAACATAGTAAGCGTCTTTCACGCAGCTGCTCTTTGCGATTTTCGTGTGGTTCAAATAGAAAACAGTTATGGTATCCAAGTCATTCCAACGAAACTGGACAGTCGCTCTGGAAGTTTGCGATTAACTCTAGAACCGACTCCAAAAATCATCCGACAGCTTCGGAGCTTGTTCCCTCACAGTTATATTGTGGGATGGAAGTACGAACTAGAAGGCCTTCCTGAAGAAGCTCTGTCTAGGGGATATCAACAGATTACAGAAAGTGCAACAGACGCATGTATCGTCAATGGCCGCGCTTTGGGAAATAATGGCTTTGCCTTTCTGGAAGGAAGGGAAACTTCGCTCCTCTTTCCAACGAAAATCCAGCTCTGCCTTTACTTGGGCCAACGGCTATCGCACCTTACCCTTTCTTCATAG
- the treS gene encoding maltose alpha-D-glucosyltransferase yields the protein MERDPPWFKTAVIYELHVRSFCDSTADGVGDFQGLCKRLGYLEDLGITAIWLLPFYPSPLHDDGYDISDYLSVNPSYGTLDDFCNFLAAAHRRRLHVITELVLNHTSDQHPWFQRSRLAPPGSVERDFYVWSDTTERYEDARVIFSDFEKSNWSWDPVVQAYYWHRFYFHQPDLNFDNPSVQEAVFNVVNFWLGLGVDGLRLDAVPYLFERESTSCENLPETHAFLRRLRQHVDEKFPGRMLLAEANQWPEDAAAYFGAGDECHMEFHFPLMPRLFMALQMEDRFPLTDIFDQTPAIPENCQWAIFLRNHDELTLEMVSDEERDYMVRLYAEDIRARINLGIRRRLAPLLGNNRRKIELMKSLLLSLPGTPILYYGDEIGMGDNFYLGDRNGVRTPMQWSADRNAGFSRANPQQLFLPIIIDPEFHYETVNVDVQRRNLSSLFWWMRRILGIRQKHPAFSLGGIQFLSTENSKVLAYLRRYKEDQVLLVVANLSRYSQAVSLDLSEFCDRFPEELFGNTRFPIISNLPYLFTLGPHGFYWLQLHPLSVEEEGVLTENAPPLLTEAAEWTPKLHHALERTILPHYMQKCRWFGEKQSALRKIRIMESFSPKEDPYTQILLIEVAFTQGHTAIYVVPLTIRNKDTSDISSHSTVASFASGEKLLDALCVQEVRQHFLNLIAQKQTWRCGTSRLFGIGEDICPEPSLSRLFGSEQSNSSLVFNEQFNLKLLRRYEAGHNPDADLLRALGEVGFSHVPRYCGEIRYTGSRQQGTIALLTAYVPNQGDAWVYTLDSLGRFFEGALAAPSLEEGNKMLPELMAGYPERVYQLGLRTGELHRCLATLPGTNFTPEPFTNLYQRSLYQTLRSLARRTELDLASKTPYLPESLQVQAKSWIAATPRLLAFYARLLGTKISAKKIRGHGDYHLGQVLNTGKDFVILDFEGEPCRPLGERLLKRPALVDVAGMLRSFDYAVQSALLAIERQEDHIRLAPWCDLWKNHITSAFLEGYLAGVAGAAFLPRTEKDFTFLLKVFLLDKALYEIWYELSYRPDLLGIPLCSACQMLQAVDEWGGVITETFNRFTEAVRAEDAAEKAPE from the coding sequence ATGGAACGAGATCCACCGTGGTTTAAGACTGCAGTTATCTACGAACTGCATGTGCGTTCGTTCTGCGACAGCACAGCCGACGGAGTCGGTGACTTCCAGGGGCTATGTAAAAGGTTAGGATATTTGGAGGATCTAGGAATAACGGCTATTTGGCTTCTTCCATTCTACCCATCGCCTTTACATGACGATGGTTATGATATCTCCGATTATCTGTCAGTGAATCCAAGCTACGGTACACTGGATGATTTCTGTAATTTTTTAGCAGCAGCCCATCGACGAAGGTTGCACGTCATTACAGAGCTTGTTCTGAACCATACATCGGATCAACATCCCTGGTTCCAGCGTTCACGTTTGGCACCCCCTGGATCAGTTGAAAGAGATTTCTATGTTTGGAGTGATACTACTGAACGTTATGAGGATGCACGTGTCATTTTTAGTGATTTCGAAAAGTCCAACTGGTCTTGGGATCCAGTGGTGCAAGCTTATTATTGGCATCGGTTCTATTTTCATCAGCCGGACCTAAACTTTGACAATCCCTCCGTTCAAGAGGCGGTCTTCAATGTAGTAAACTTCTGGTTGGGGTTGGGAGTTGACGGGTTAAGGTTGGATGCCGTTCCGTATCTCTTTGAACGGGAGAGCACCTCGTGTGAGAATTTGCCAGAAACACATGCCTTTCTTCGGCGCCTGCGTCAGCACGTGGATGAAAAGTTCCCCGGACGTATGCTCCTGGCGGAAGCTAACCAATGGCCAGAAGACGCAGCCGCATATTTTGGGGCAGGAGATGAGTGTCATATGGAATTCCACTTTCCCCTTATGCCACGGCTCTTTATGGCGTTACAGATGGAAGACCGCTTTCCACTAACTGACATTTTCGATCAGACCCCTGCTATTCCAGAAAATTGCCAGTGGGCCATTTTTCTTCGTAACCACGACGAGTTGACGTTAGAGATGGTTTCTGATGAGGAAAGGGATTACATGGTGCGTCTTTATGCAGAGGATATCCGGGCCCGTATTAACTTGGGCATCCGTCGCCGTTTAGCTCCCTTGCTGGGAAACAATCGCCGTAAGATCGAATTGATGAAATCCCTTCTGCTTTCACTGCCTGGCACTCCCATTTTGTACTATGGAGACGAAATCGGTATGGGAGATAATTTCTATTTGGGAGACCGTAATGGAGTACGCACGCCGATGCAATGGAGCGCCGACCGCAATGCTGGGTTTTCACGCGCTAACCCCCAGCAGCTATTTCTACCTATTATCATAGATCCTGAGTTTCACTATGAGACGGTGAACGTAGATGTGCAAAGAAGGAATCTTTCTTCACTCTTCTGGTGGATGCGGCGCATCTTAGGAATTCGCCAAAAGCATCCGGCATTTTCCCTTGGAGGTATCCAATTTCTCTCCACAGAGAATTCTAAGGTATTAGCCTATCTCCGCCGGTATAAAGAGGATCAGGTCTTACTTGTGGTAGCCAACCTCTCACGTTATTCCCAGGCGGTTTCCTTGGATCTTTCTGAATTCTGCGACCGATTTCCGGAGGAGCTTTTTGGCAACACACGATTCCCTATCATTAGCAATCTTCCTTATCTTTTTACTCTTGGACCACATGGGTTTTATTGGTTGCAGCTACACCCCCTTTCTGTAGAAGAGGAAGGAGTGTTAACTGAAAATGCTCCCCCACTGCTTACGGAGGCGGCTGAATGGACGCCAAAGCTCCACCATGCGCTAGAGCGCACAATTCTACCGCACTATATGCAAAAGTGCCGCTGGTTTGGGGAAAAACAATCGGCGTTACGGAAGATTCGCATTATGGAGAGCTTTTCCCCAAAAGAAGATCCGTACACGCAAATCCTCTTGATAGAGGTGGCCTTTACGCAAGGACACACCGCTATTTATGTAGTTCCACTGACCATCAGAAATAAGGACACTAGCGACATCAGCTCCCACTCCACTGTAGCTAGCTTCGCAAGCGGTGAAAAGCTTTTGGATGCACTGTGTGTCCAAGAGGTGCGGCAACATTTTCTCAATCTCATCGCACAAAAACAAACATGGCGCTGTGGAACTTCCCGGCTTTTCGGCATAGGAGAGGATATTTGTCCAGAACCTTCCCTCTCCCGATTGTTTGGAAGTGAACAATCTAATTCATCACTAGTCTTTAATGAACAATTTAATTTGAAGCTTCTACGCCGATATGAAGCTGGTCACAACCCTGATGCCGATCTCCTTCGAGCATTGGGAGAAGTGGGGTTTTCACATGTGCCACGCTACTGCGGTGAAATACGCTACACGGGCAGCAGGCAACAGGGAACTATTGCATTACTCACTGCTTATGTTCCAAACCAAGGAGACGCCTGGGTATACACCCTGGACTCACTTGGACGCTTCTTTGAGGGTGCACTCGCAGCGCCATCTCTAGAAGAGGGAAACAAAATGCTTCCAGAACTTATGGCCGGTTATCCAGAGCGAGTGTACCAACTTGGCCTGCGCACAGGCGAGCTTCACCGATGCTTAGCAACACTCCCAGGGACAAATTTTACACCAGAACCTTTTACTAATCTTTACCAGCGTTCCCTTTACCAAACATTGCGCAGCCTAGCACGCCGGACTGAATTAGACTTGGCCAGCAAGACCCCTTATCTTCCGGAATCCCTTCAGGTGCAAGCTAAAAGTTGGATTGCAGCAACACCCCGCCTGCTTGCATTTTACGCAAGGCTCCTCGGAACAAAGATATCTGCGAAAAAAATTCGTGGCCACGGGGACTACCATCTGGGTCAAGTGCTTAATACCGGCAAGGATTTTGTTATCCTAGACTTCGAGGGGGAGCCGTGTCGTCCGCTCGGAGAACGGTTGCTCAAGCGCCCCGCATTGGTTGATGTTGCTGGTATGCTACGCTCGTTTGATTATGCTGTGCAAAGTGCATTGCTGGCCATCGAACGCCAGGAGGATCACATCCGGCTTGCTCCCTGGTGTGATCTTTGGAAAAACCACATTACATCCGCGTTCCTGGAAGGATACTTGGCTGGCGTTGCTGGAGCCGCTTTTCTCCCTCGGACAGAGAAAGATTTTACTTTTCTTCTCAAGGTTTTTCTTCTCGACAAGGCACTCTATGAAATCTGGTATGAACTGAGTTACCGTCCTGACCTTCTCGGCATACCACTCTGTTCTGCCTGTCAGATGCTTCAAGCAGTTGATGAATGGGGAGGGGTTATTACAGAGACCTTTAACCGCTTCACTGAAGCAGTGAGGGCAGAAGACGCTGCTGAAAAGGCTCCGGAGTAG